One window from the genome of Ictidomys tridecemlineatus isolate mIctTri1 chromosome 12, mIctTri1.hap1, whole genome shotgun sequence encodes:
- the LOC110597447 gene encoding mitoregulin — protein sequence MADVSERTLQVSVLVAFASGVLVGWQANRLRRRYLDWRKRRLQDKLATTQKKLDLA from the coding sequence ATGGCGGACGTGTCCGAGAGGACGCTGCAGGTGTCAGTGCTGGTGGCTTTCGCCTCCGGAGTGCTCGTCGGCTGGCAGGCGAACCGGCTAAGGAGGCGCTACCTGGACTGGAGGAAGCGGAGGCTGCAGGACAAGCTGGCGACGACGCAGAAGAAGCTGGACCTGGCCTGA